A genomic region of Oryza glaberrima chromosome 1, OglaRS2, whole genome shotgun sequence contains the following coding sequences:
- the LOC127756584 gene encoding probable UDP-N-acetylglucosamine--peptide N-acetylglucosaminyltransferase SPINDLY has protein sequence MLADLNVDPPESDGEDQPPTPNPNVNPATAAVTAATVVAIDSSTRSSNDEGSLAKSVITTKEPDTVECEDADQHCQGASVAREEKVSNLKAALVHVARKMPKNAHAHFMLGLMYQRLGQPQKAIAAYEKSSEILLQDEEEVRRPDLLSSVRIHHAQCILQTSMGDTFDEELESGELDEILVKMKSSVESDPRQAAVWNILGLVLLRSGQLQSAISVLSSLTVVAPDYLDSLANLGVAYIQSGNLELATKCFQELVIKDQNHPAALVNYAALLLCKYGSFAAGLGGNVSAGSCLHQKEGLAVAKECLLAAVKADPKAASVWVNLANAYYMAGEHRNSKRCLEQAAKHEPSHMPARYAIAVHRIRDAVRSQCSDDQLLWASNEMATVLKEGDPSAVDAPIAWAGLAMAHRAQHEIAAAYDTEQINLSDGEERALYTLKQAIQEDPDDAVQWHQLGLYNICTTQFSRSVNFLKAAVARSPDCSYVWSNLGIALQLSDDSSCETVYKRALILSSSQQSYAILSNLGILYRQHGRYELARRMLLRSLELCPGHAPANNNLGLVSIAEGRYEEAISCFEKSLQSDPLLDAAKSNLAKVLALSKKQ, from the exons ATGCTAGCCGACCTCAACGTCGACCCGCCGGAGAGCGACGGCGAGGACCAACCACCAACTCCCAACCCCAACGTAaaccccgccaccgccgccgtcaccgcggCGACGGTGGTCGCCATCGATTCCTCCACTAG GAGTAGCAATGATGAGGGTAGTTTGGCAAAAAGCGTGATCACAACGAAGGAACCTGATACTGTTGAATGCGAAG ATGCTGATCAACATTGTCAAGGGGCTTCTGTTGCACGCGAAGAGAAAGTTAGCAACCTGAAAGCT GCTTTGGTACATGTGGCGCGGAAGATGCCTAAAAATGCCCACGCACAttttatgttgggtttgatGTACCAAAGGCTTGGTCAGCCACAGAAG GCAATAGCGGCATATGAGAAGTCATCTGAGATATTGTTACAAGATGAAGAAGAAGTTCGAAGGCCTGATTTGCTCTCATCAGTGAGGATACACCATGCTCAG TGCATTTTGCAAACAAGTATGGGTGACACTTTTGATGAAGAGCTTGAATCTGGTGAACTAGATGAAATCCTTGTTAAAATGAAGAGTTCAGTTGAATCTGACCCCAGACAGGCAGCTGTTTGGAATATCCTTGGTTTGGTTCTTCTTCGTAGTGGTCAGCTTCAG AGTGCTATCTCAGTTTTATCTTCTCTGACGGTTGTTGCTCCAGATTACTTGGACTCTCTTGCGAATCTTGGTGTTGCCTACATTCAAAG TGGGAATCTAGAACTGGCCACAAAATGCTTTCAAGAACTTGTTATAAAAGATCAAAACCACCCAGCTGCTCTGGTGAACTATGCAGCTCTCCTTCTCTGTAAATATGGATCTTTTGCTGCAG GGTTAGGTGGTAATGTTAGTGCAGGCTCTTGTCTGCATCAGAAAGAAGGCTTAGCTGTTGCAAAAGAGTGCTTACTTGCAGCAGTGAAGGCTGATCCTAAAGCTGCATCAGTATGGGTTAATCTTGCAAATGCATATTACATGGCTGGTGAACACAGAAATTCAAAGAGATGCTTGGAACAG GCAGCAAAGCATGAACCCAGTCATATGCCCGCTCGGTATGCTATTGCAGTTCACCGAATCAGAGATGCTGTCAGATCACAGTGTTCTGATGATCAACTTCTTTGGGCTTCAAATGAAATGGCAACAGTTCTAAAAGAAGGAGACCCTTCAGCAGTTGATGCCCCAATTGCATGGGCAGGGTTGGCAATGGCTCATAGGGCACAGCATGAAATTGCTGCTGCTTATGATACTGAACAAATTAATCTGAGTGATGGAGAAGAGCGAGCTCTTTATACACTAAAACAG GCTATCCAAGAGGACCCAGATGATGCTGTTCAATGGCATCAACTTGGTTTGTACAATATTTGCACCACTCAGTTTAGCCGATCGGTAAATTTCCTTAAAGCTGCTGTAGCTCGTTCGCCAGATTGCAGCTATGTGTGGTCAAATCTTG GTATTGCATTGCAACTATCAGACGATTCATCCTGTGAGACTGTATATAAACGAGCACTCATCCTGTCTTCAAGCCAGCAGTCGTATGCAATCCTCTCCAATCTTGGAATTCTTTACCGACAGCATGGGAGGTATGAACTTGCAAGAAGGATGCTACTGCGGTCGTTGGAACTATGTCCTGGACATGCCCCAGCCAACAACAACCTGGGGCTTGTATCTATTGCAGAGGGCCGTTATGAGGAAGCTATTAGCTGTTTTGAGAAGTCTCTGCAATCTGATCCGCTGCTTGATGCTGCCAAATCAAACTTGGCAAAAGTTCTCGCATTGTCCAAGAAACAGTAG
- the LOC127752887 gene encoding vacuolar protein sorting-associated protein 53 A, with translation MDKSSALEYINQMFPTEASLSGVEPLMQKIQSEIRRVDASILAAVRQQSNSGTKAKEELAAATNAVQELMHKIHEIKTKAEQSESMVQEICRDIKKLDCAKRHITTTITALHRLTMLVSAVEQLQVMASKRQYKEAAAQLEAVNQLCSHFEAYRDVPKITELREKFKNIKKILKSHVFSDFTSLGTGKETEDATLLQQLSDACLVVDALEPSVREELVKNFCSKELTSYKQIFEGAELAKLDKTERRYAWIKRRLRSNEDTWKIFPPSWHVDYLLCIQFCKITRAQLIDILNNLKEKPDVATLLLALQRTLEFEEELAEKFSGGVTTTRNKESASDDENEDTGRNKIVSDIRKKYEKKLAVPNDEIGHDKDKQKDLSIPGAGFNFHGIISSCFEPYMSVYIELEEKSLVDQLDKLIQEEKWETEEGSQTYILSSSMQVFLVIRRSLNRCSALTKNETLFNLFQVFQRVLKAYASKLYARLPKGGTGIVAAATGTDGQIRTSDRDEKMICYIVNTAEYCHQTSGELAENVAKMINPHFADKVDISEVQDEFSAVIMKALMTLVHGLETKFDAEMVAMTRVPWSTLESVGDQSEYVNGISSILSSSIPVLGNLLSPTYFQYFLDKLAASLGPRFYLNIYKCKHISETGAQQMLLDTQAVKTILLDIPSLGKQSTAAASYSKFVSREMSKAEALLKVILSPVDSVANTYRALLPEGTPLEFQRILDLKGLKKADQQTILEDFNKHSPAIKHPAVAPTVAPPVATSSAHHIAPVTTPTVSTTPSMATLTGALANREDVLARAAALGRGAATTGFKRFLALTEAAKDRKDGPFRKLFNA, from the exons ATGGACAAGTCCAGCGCCCTCGAGTACATCAACCAGATGTTCCCCACCG AGGCGTCGTTATCGGGCGTCGAGCCGCTGATGCAGAAGATACAGAGCGAGATTCGCCGGGTGGACGCCagcatcctcgccgccgtccggcaGCAG AGCAACTCTGGAACCAAGGCCAAGGAAGAACTTGCTGCAGCAACAAATGCTGTTCAG GAACTGATGCACAAGATACACGAGATAAAAACTAAAGCAGAACAAAGCGAATCAATGGTTCAGGAAATCTGTCGTGACATAAAAAAGCTGGATTGCGCGAAGAGACATATAACAACTACAATAACCGCTCTTCATCGTCTTACTATGCTTG TTTCTGCTGTCGAGCAACTTCAGGTCATGGCCTCAAAACGTCAGTATAAAGAAGCAGCTGCACAACTGGAG GCAGTAAACCAGTTGTGCAGTCATTTTGAAGCATATAGGGATGTGCCGAAGATAACAGAGCTCAGAGAGAAATTCAAGAATATCAAGAAAATCCTCAAATCTCATGTGTTTTCTGATTTTACAAG CTTAGGAACTGGGAAGGAAACTGAGGATGCAACTCTATTGCAGCAGCTATCTGATGCTTGCTTGGTGGTTGATGCTTTGGAGCCCTCTGTGAGGGAAGAACTAGTTAAGAATTTTTGCAGCAAGGAACTTACCTCATATAAGCAGATCTTTGAAGGAGCAG AACTTGCCAAGTTAGATAAGACCGAAAGGAGATATGCATGGATTAAACGTCGACTACGATCAAATGAGGATACCTGGAAAATATTTCCACCTTCTTGGCATGTTGACTATCTATTGTGCATTCAGTTCTGTAAGATTACAAG GGCCCAGCTTATTGATATCCTTAACAATTTGAAAGAAAAGCCAGACGTTGCGACTTTGTTATTG GCATTACAGAGAACCCTTGAATTTGAGGAAGAATTAGCAGAGAAATTCAGTGGTGGGGTGACGACAACTCGGAATAAAGAGTCAGCGAGTGATGATGAAAATGAGGACACTGGGCGTAATAAAATTGTTTCAGACATACGGAAGAAATACGAGAAAAAACTGGCAGTGCCCAACGATGAAATTGGACAT GACAAAGACAAGCAGAAAGATCTATCGATTCCTGGTGCTGGT TTCAACTTCCATGGAATTATATCATCTTGTTTTGAACCATACATGAGTGTGTACATAGAACTTGAGGAGAAATCTCTAGTGGATCAGTTAGATAAACTTATCCAG GAAGAAAAATGGGAGACAGAGGAAGGGAGTCAAACATATATTCTGTCAAGCAGCATGCAG GTGTTCTTGGTAATAAGGAGAAGCTTAAATAGGTGCAGTGCATTAACAAAGAACGAGACATTATTTAACTTGTTCCAG GTATTTCAAAGAGTACTTAAAGCCTATGCATCGAAGTTATATGCCAGATTACCAAAAGGTGGAACTGGGATTGTTGCAGCTGCTACTGGTACTGATGGGCAGATCAGG ACCTCCGACAGGGATGAGAAAATGATATGCTATATTGTTAACACTGCAGAATATTGTCACCAGACA TCTGGTGAGCTAGCTGAGAATGTTGCTAAGATGATTAACCCCCACTTTGCTGACAAAGTGGACATCTCTGAAGTTCAG GATGAGTTCTCAGCTGTGATCATGAAAGCGTTGATGACACTTGTACATGGCCTTGAAACCAAATTTGATGCTGAAATGGTTGCAATGACTCGCGTGCCATGGTCCACCCTTGAAAGTGTCGGCGACCAATCAGA ATACGTAAATGGTATCAGCTCTATTCTGTCCAGCAGTATTCCTGTGCTCGGTAACCTGCTTTCACCAACCTACTTCCAGTATTTCCTGGACAAA TTGGCAGCCTCTCTTGGACCTCGGTTTTATCTCAATATATACAAGTGCAAGCATATATCAGAAACTGGTGCACAGCAG ATGCTTTTGGACACTCAAGCTGTAAAGACTATTCTGCTAGACATCCCATCTCTTGGAAAACAG AGTACCGCTGCGGCTAGCTACTCCAAGTTTGTAAGCCGGGAAATGAGTAAAGCTGAAGCACTCCTAAAG GTTATTTTGTCACCAGTTGACTCTGTTGCTAACACCTACCGCGCTCTCCTACCGGAAGGAACACCACTTGAGTTCCAACGGATACTTGACCTCAAG GGATTGAAGAAAGCAGACCAGCAAACCATACTGGAGGACTTCAACAAGCATAGCCCCGCTATCAAACACCCTGCCGTTGCTCCAACAGTTGCACCACCAGTTGCCACTTCATCCGCCCACCACATTGCACCGGTCACCACCCCGACCGTTTCGACCACACCAAGCATGGCTACCTTGACAGGAGCTCTGGCCAACCGGGAGGACGTGctcgcccgcgccgcggcgcTTGGGCGGGGCGCGGCCACTACAGGGTTCAAGAGGTTCCTTGCGTTGACAGAGGCGGCCAAAGATCGGAAGGACGGGCCATTTCGCAAGCTGTTCAATGCTTAG